From a single Candidatus Falkowbacteria bacterium genomic region:
- a CDS encoding RNA polymerase sigma factor: protein MPKKAQADFLAYYNQYKDKIYTYFWYRVGFNQALAEDLTSEVFIKALKNFDSYDQGRPFQAWIYKIAQNHLINHYKTSNRETELIEAIEAPQRESYSIETKLELERVMEHMHELNQYHREVLLLRFVDGLDNQEIAKVLDKEEGAVRTQISRALEELRKRIN, encoded by the coding sequence ATGCCAAAGAAAGCCCAAGCTGACTTCCTTGCATACTACAATCAGTATAAAGATAAGATCTATACTTATTTCTGGTATCGAGTGGGTTTCAACCAAGCCTTGGCCGAAGATCTGACCTCCGAAGTATTCATCAAAGCTTTGAAAAACTTTGACAGCTACGACCAGGGTCGGCCTTTTCAGGCTTGGATTTACAAAATCGCCCAAAATCACCTGATCAACCATTACAAGACCTCGAACCGGGAAACCGAATTGATCGAGGCCATCGAGGCGCCGCAGCGCGAAAGCTACTCGATCGAAACCAAGCTAGAACTTGAAAGGGTGATGGAGCATATGCATGAACTGAACCAATATCACCGCGAGGTGCTCTTGCTCCGGTTCGTCGACGGCCTGGACAACCAGGAAATAGCGAAAGTGCTGGACAAGGAGGAGGGCGCAGTCCGCACCCAGATCAGCCGCGCGCTGGAGGAATTAAGAAAAAGAATTAACTAA
- a CDS encoding Smr/MutS family protein codes for MKMRRLKQNKYEQRIDAELDLHGYTQAEARSLLLELLDEARDCGYRRLRIVTGKGLHSPDGVGVIKELVENMLTRAGHRFTEGKLNEGGGGVLVVTLTW; via the coding sequence ATGAAAATGCGCCGACTCAAACAGAATAAATACGAGCAGCGGATCGACGCCGAGCTCGACCTGCATGGCTACACCCAAGCTGAGGCCAGGTCGTTGCTGCTCGAGCTTCTTGATGAAGCGCGCGATTGCGGTTATCGTCGCTTGCGTATCGTGACGGGCAAAGGGCTGCATTCGCCTGATGGCGTCGGCGTGATCAAAGAGCTGGTTGAGAATATGCTGACCCGGGCAGGCCATCGTTTTACGGAGGGTAAACTCAATGAAGGGGGCGGCGGCGTGCTGGTCGTTACCTTGACATGGTAG
- a CDS encoding HU family DNA-binding protein, protein MAKMTKSALVASLADKTGLSKKQVDGFFAALSEMAYKEVKKAGEFVVPGFGKMVKAKRKARMGVNPATGAKIKIAAKTVVKFRLAKAAKDAVL, encoded by the coding sequence ATGGCAAAGATGACTAAATCGGCACTCGTCGCCTCATTGGCTGACAAGACCGGTTTGAGCAAGAAGCAGGTAGACGGCTTTTTCGCCGCTTTATCTGAGATGGCTTACAAAGAGGTCAAGAAGGCTGGCGAATTCGTCGTTCCAGGCTTCGGCAAGATGGTGAAGGCTAAGCGCAAGGCACGCATGGGCGTCAACCCTGCAACCGGCGCTAAGATCAAAATCGCTGCCAAGACCGTCGTCAAGTTCCGCTTGGCAAAGGCCGCTAAGGACGCAGTACTTTAG
- a CDS encoding M15 family metallopeptidase: MNRLDSLKPKVRRLALALMAECRRQGLSVVITQTLRTVEEQNRLYACGRTTPGKVVTQVRGGFSFHNYGVAFDFCPVKAGKADWNDLKSFDRIGAIGKSVGLEWGGSWKWFKDRPHFQYTDGYAIEDFLQGNIDWQRFA; the protein is encoded by the coding sequence ATGAATAGATTGGATTCTCTTAAGCCTAAAGTCCGACGCCTGGCCTTGGCCCTTATGGCCGAGTGCCGGCGCCAAGGATTGTCCGTGGTGATAACGCAGACGCTGCGCACGGTCGAAGAACAGAACCGGCTTTATGCTTGCGGCCGGACGACACCAGGCAAGGTGGTGACCCAGGTGCGCGGCGGCTTCTCATTTCATAACTATGGCGTGGCCTTTGATTTTTGTCCGGTCAAGGCTGGCAAGGCTGATTGGAATGATTTGAAATCTTTTGACCGCATCGGCGCAATCGGAAAGAGTGTCGGGCTGGAGTGGGGCGGCAGCTGGAAATGGTTCAAGGACCGTCCGCACTTCCAGTACACGGACGGATATGCCATCGAGGATTTTCTTCAAGGGAATATCGACTGGCAGAGGTTTGCCTAA
- the rdgB gene encoding RdgB/HAM1 family non-canonical purine NTP pyrophosphatase: MEKIIFATHNKGKIIEMRAILSGLPIEIIDAEEAGVKEEPVEDGETFEANALIKAGYVATLTGEWSAADDSGICIDALGGKPGVHSARWAGEGVDLAEFTLSALEGVPEARRTGCFVSSAVLVSPTGEHWTFTGEIKGRIADALAGEAHPKLPYDRIFIPEGYDVTFAEMSMEEKNGLSHRGRAFRELREWLEAYLRKNS, from the coding sequence ATGGAAAAAATAATTTTTGCGACCCATAATAAGGGCAAGATCATCGAGATGAGGGCTATCCTTTCGGGGCTGCCGATAGAGATCATCGATGCTGAGGAGGCCGGAGTCAAGGAAGAACCGGTCGAAGATGGGGAGACATTCGAGGCCAATGCCTTGATCAAGGCGGGTTATGTCGCTACGCTGACCGGCGAATGGTCGGCTGCCGACGACAGCGGCATCTGCATCGATGCTTTGGGCGGCAAACCAGGCGTCCATTCGGCCCGTTGGGCTGGCGAGGGTGTCGATCTGGCTGAATTCACGTTGTCGGCGCTTGAAGGTGTGCCTGAAGCACGGCGGACAGGTTGTTTTGTCAGCTCGGCTGTCCTGGTCTCACCGACAGGTGAGCATTGGACGTTTACCGGTGAAATCAAAGGACGGATCGCCGACGCCCTGGCCGGTGAAGCCCATCCTAAGCTGCCTTATGACCGGATTTTCATTCCCGAAGGCTATGATGTGACTTTTGCCGAGATGAGCATGGAAGAAAAGAATGGCTTGTCTCATCGCGGCCGGGCATTCAGGGAGCTTCGCGAATGGCTTGAAGCTTATTTACGGAAAAATAGTTGA
- a CDS encoding inositol monophosphatase has product MEKINTKFKTVAVAAAKRAGIMLVKEFERFDRQQIAFKSQHEVVTKFDTASERIIRQEITKAFPDHGILGEEEGADESRSDYLWIIDPIDGTTNFTFHNPLWSISIALAYQGQPIVGVVYLPVMNEMFVAVKHQGATRNGKKIRVSDLRGNRSIHTFCHGYMENDIKLALKYYQKQKQSQFDCRQLGSAALELAYVASGRVDSLMIPGAKPWDIAAGILLVREAGGQVTDLAGKPWQLSDRSVLATNTLQHNDILKLIKSL; this is encoded by the coding sequence ATGGAAAAGATAAATACTAAATTCAAGACGGTTGCAGTAGCCGCTGCCAAAAGGGCCGGGATAATGCTGGTCAAAGAGTTCGAGCGCTTCGACCGTCAACAGATCGCTTTCAAGTCGCAGCATGAAGTGGTTACCAAATTCGATACGGCCTCCGAACGGATCATACGCCAGGAAATTACCAAGGCTTTTCCTGACCACGGCATCCTCGGAGAAGAAGAAGGCGCCGACGAGTCCAGGTCGGACTACCTCTGGATAATCGATCCGATCGATGGCACGACCAACTTCACTTTTCATAATCCGCTGTGGTCCATTTCTATCGCTTTGGCTTATCAAGGCCAGCCGATTGTCGGCGTCGTCTACCTGCCGGTCATGAACGAGATGTTCGTGGCAGTCAAGCATCAAGGGGCGACCCGTAACGGCAAGAAGATACGGGTTTCTGATCTGCGCGGCAACCGCTCGATCCACACCTTCTGTCACGGCTATATGGAAAATGATATCAAGCTGGCTTTGAAATATTATCAGAAACAGAAGCAGAGCCAATTCGATTGCCGCCAACTCGGCAGCGCCGCCCTGGAATTGGCCTACGTCGCCAGCGGCCGGGTTGATAGCTTGATGATTCCTGGTGCCAAGCCGTGGGACATTGCGGCCGGCATCTTGCTGGTACGAGAGGCCGGCGGCCAAGTGACGGATTTGGCTGGCAAGCCGTGGCAATTGTCCGATCGCAGCGTTCTGGCAACGAACACCTTGCAACATAACGACATACTGAAACTTATAAAATCGCTTTAA
- a CDS encoding YfcE family phosphodiesterase translates to MKIAIISDIHDNLANLERCLDWCNGEQIATLICCGDVANAESVDFLAKRFKGMIHLLMGNADNYDEAIINSYPNIKFYDRKGGKMVINGKKVGFCHEPYHIKHLFHQAKFDLVFYGHTHKPWESEEHGVRLINPGTLGGVFYMASFAVWDAAEDKLELKILEELPYGKDKY, encoded by the coding sequence ATGAAAATCGCCATAATTTCCGATATTCACGACAATCTGGCCAATCTCGAACGCTGTCTCGATTGGTGCAACGGCGAGCAGATCGCTACGCTCATCTGTTGCGGCGATGTCGCCAACGCCGAGTCGGTGGACTTCTTGGCCAAACGCTTCAAGGGCATGATCCACCTCCTGATGGGCAATGCCGATAATTATGATGAAGCTATCATCAATAGCTATCCCAATATCAAATTCTACGACCGCAAGGGAGGCAAAATGGTAATCAATGGCAAGAAGGTCGGATTCTGCCATGAGCCGTATCACATCAAGCATCTGTTCCATCAGGCCAAATTCGACCTAGTCTTTTATGGCCACACCCACAAGCCCTGGGAGTCGGAAGAGCATGGCGTGCGCCTGATCAACCCGGGGACCTTGGGCGGGGTGTTCTACATGGCCAGCTTCGCTGTCTGGGATGCGGCTGAGGACAAATTAGAACTTAAGATACTTGAAGAATTGCCATATGGAAAAGATAAATACTAA
- a CDS encoding MFS transporter, with the protein MTAITKGKLGIIYSLAAMVGFSQSLLIYVAASFFKQQSGQEDVGGFYFVAYLIVLVLLVNLHKFVRVWGKSHILRLAITGEIMSLSLMLVGYSPWIGIVALIMFLIFDSLMNVSMDVVLESYSRDNSSGRIRGIYLTILNVGFIFGPKLSSWILENYGFAMIIIMVLILKSLILLFVFSGLGHIVNGHPDIRSTVKELLAKAWHRGSIKKIYYISCALEFFYGLMIIYSSLYLKDLGLSWGQIGTILMIMLIPFVFFEYPIGWLADKKWGEKEMLIFFLIWQGIFTGLLYFITVPSVWIWSLGMLATRVGAASVAILRDSYFYKRIDGDDVDLIDLFRTAAPIGYIMAAAASAILLNWVGLRELFLVNALVVLSAVVPAIRLKDNLSEAEQKTQS; encoded by the coding sequence ATGACAGCTATTACCAAGGGGAAACTAGGGATAATCTACAGCTTAGCGGCCATGGTCGGCTTCTCGCAGTCGCTCCTGATTTATGTTGCCGCCAGTTTCTTCAAGCAGCAATCGGGCCAAGAAGACGTGGGCGGCTTTTATTTCGTCGCCTATCTCATCGTTTTGGTTTTGTTGGTCAATCTCCACAAATTCGTCCGGGTGTGGGGCAAGTCGCATATCTTGCGTTTGGCGATCACCGGCGAAATCATGTCGCTTTCCCTGATGCTGGTCGGCTATTCGCCTTGGATCGGCATCGTGGCGCTGATCATGTTCCTGATTTTCGACAGCCTGATGAATGTCAGCATGGATGTGGTTTTGGAGTCCTATTCACGAGACAATTCATCCGGCAGGATCCGCGGCATCTATCTGACCATCCTTAACGTCGGTTTCATTTTCGGCCCGAAATTGTCGAGCTGGATTCTGGAAAACTACGGCTTCGCCATGATCATAATAATGGTTTTGATCTTGAAGAGCCTTATCCTGCTCTTCGTTTTTTCCGGGCTGGGGCATATCGTGAATGGCCATCCGGACATCCGTTCGACCGTCAAGGAGCTTTTGGCCAAGGCTTGGCATCGCGGCAGCATCAAGAAAATCTATTATATTTCTTGCGCCCTGGAGTTCTTCTATGGCTTGATGATAATTTACTCTTCGCTTTATCTTAAGGACCTCGGCTTGAGCTGGGGGCAGATCGGCACGATCCTGATGATCATGCTGATCCCGTTCGTTTTTTTCGAATATCCGATCGGCTGGCTGGCTGACAAGAAGTGGGGCGAGAAAGAGATGCTCATCTTCTTTCTGATCTGGCAAGGTATTTTTACCGGCCTGCTTTATTTCATTACGGTTCCGTCAGTTTGGATCTGGTCCTTGGGCATGCTGGCGACGCGCGTCGGCGCCGCTTCGGTCGCCATCCTGCGCGACTCTTATTTCTACAAGCGGATTGACGGCGATGATGTCGACCTGATAGATTTATTCCGTACGGCTGCGCCCATCGGCTATATCATGGCCGCCGCGGCTTCAGCCATCCTGCTTAACTGGGTCGGGTTGCGCGAGCTTTTCCTGGTCAACGCCTTGGTGGTGCTGTCGGCAGTCGTGCCGGCTATCAGACTCAAGGATAATCTGAGCGAAGCCGAACAAAAGACACAATCATGA